ATCACAGAAGAGCGTCAGGTCTACTTGCGTGATCTCAGCAAGAGCTATGGCCTTGCCCTGTTCGAGCGACTGCAGGACGCAGAGATCACGCTACGAGACAGTGCCTATCTTGCCGAATCTGCACACTCACTGATGACCTCGATTGAAAAGCCGAAACTTGAGCGCATGTTCGACGCGGCACTGATAGTAAGCGGCAACAGCGTTGCAACCCTGTTTGGACATCCTCCGGCGGTATTACAACGCTTGCGCCCCACAGAATCTGACGGCAGCAAGCTGTCCGTATTACCTGACGAAGAAGACAAACCTCGCGTCATTCTTTCCATCCCGATAGTGCTTGAAAGAGGCAACGCTTATGCCCTGGGCGTCGTAAAAAACAGCTATGTGTTACCTGATACGGCGATCCCGGAGAACACTGATATCTGCGTTCTGGATAGCCGCAAAAACAAGATTTCCTGCTACGACAACGGCCTGTTTACCTCCGTTAAAGATGTGAAGTCACAGCTGAATATGTCTACTCAGCGCAACTTTACCTGGCAGGATCAGGATCACGAGTATATCGCCAGCTTCTGGGACTTATTCCTCGACCACGAGTTCAATAGCCGCCCCTGGACGATCGTTGCCAGTCAACGCAAAGACAGAGCACTGGCCACATTGCAACAATTCCGCACGCTGTATATTCCACTGCTGGGCTTATCACTGCTGTCTATTCTGCTTTTCAGTGTGCGAACCATCCGTCGCTCACTGAAACCTATCAACAATCTGATTATCGGAGCACGGCATATCTCTGCTGGCGAGCTTAAGCACAGAATCGAGATTGACAGCCATGATGAGTTCTCCGAGCTGGCGGTCGCCTTCAACGACATGGCAATGGTACTCAACGCTCACCGAGAGCAGGAGACGTCCCAGACCGAAATTGATCAACTGATCCTCACTGGTAATGCCGAAGCACGTATTGCACGCGCTATCCTTCAGGGTCTCAACAATGTGTATCCCTATCAGCGTGCATCCATTTACTTTGAGGCAACTCGCACACTTCACTCCAGACCAGCCACCCTCACGCTGGAAAGCTTACCACTAGAGCCATCGTTATTAATTGCCGCCTCTGACAAGAGCATTGCATCCGTTCCTATCGAAGCCATCCTTAGCGAACCTGCGGTGGTAGCGATGTACGGCGCCGGACACTGCTCTTACATGCCACTGATCACACAAGGGAAACTGCTTGGCGGGCTGATCATCCAGACTGAAAGCACACCCTCTGAGCCTGCACAACAGGCCGCACTGGACGCCTTCATTAACAGAAGCACCATCGCACTTTCTGCTCTCGTGCGTGAAAAACAGCTGACCTATCAGGCGACCTATGACGTTCTCACCCAGATACCAAACCGGACGTTGCTCAAAAAGCGTGTACAGGATTCGATCGAGGAATATCAAAGCCAGCATGGGTTAGTGTGCGCCATGCTGTTTATCGACATTGATCGCTTCAAGCAGGTCAACGATGTCCATGGCCATCACGTGGGCGACCTGCTGCTCAAGCAGATCTCCCAGCGTCTGCAGTCAGTCACCCCAGAGCAGGCCATCCTTGCCCGCTACGGTGGTGACGAATTCATTCTGTTTATTCCCGATACCAGCGTCAGCATGGCCGAACAGGCGGCGCGTGCCATATTAAAATCCACAGAAGCTGAATTTCATCTCGGTAGCGTCAATA
This genomic interval from Pokkaliibacter sp. MBI-7 contains the following:
- a CDS encoding EAL domain-containing protein — protein: MIERRSLNSRVARRVFILFFCSALLPIGITAWLSYRQVSNLITEERQVYLRDLSKSYGLALFERLQDAEITLRDSAYLAESAHSLMTSIEKPKLERMFDAALIVSGNSVATLFGHPPAVLQRLRPTESDGSKLSVLPDEEDKPRVILSIPIVLERGNAYALGVVKNSYVLPDTAIPENTDICVLDSRKNKISCYDNGLFTSVKDVKSQLNMSTQRNFTWQDQDHEYIASFWDLFLDHEFNSRPWTIVASQRKDRALATLQQFRTLYIPLLGLSLLSILLFSVRTIRRSLKPINNLIIGARHISAGELKHRIEIDSHDEFSELAVAFNDMAMVLNAHREQETSQTEIDQLILTGNAEARIARAILQGLNNVYPYQRASIYFEATRTLHSRPATLTLESLPLEPSLLIAASDKSIASVPIEAILSEPAVVAMYGAGHCSYMPLITQGKLLGGLIIQTESTPSEPAQQAALDAFINRSTIALSALVREKQLTYQATYDVLTQIPNRTLLKKRVQDSIEEYQSQHGLVCAMLFIDIDRFKQVNDVHGHHVGDLLLKQISQRLQSVTPEQAILARYGGDEFILFIPDTSVSMAEQAARAILKSTEAEFHLGSVNTFVSASVGISFYPTHAHNYDELLQRADTAMYYAKAAGRNRLYMYSEDMTKASKQRADLEYFLRSQVQSHHIEVFYQAKVCASSGQLEGFEALMRCKHPDFGYISPALLIPIAEETGLIHRLGLQVMRDAMNQCLRWREEGKTVSSLAVNISPVQLFSTGFIGQLHSVLSETGFNPEHLELEITESVLINQPASVCSLLEEIRALGVRISLDDFGTGYSSLSYFGKLPIDVLKIDRGFVIPLETEQKQVEIIRCIIDLAHTFDIKVVAEGVETEGQLKMLQQLGCDEIQGFYFSRPLPGEEAGQLAPVFDLP